The Hemicordylus capensis ecotype Gifberg chromosome 5, rHemCap1.1.pri, whole genome shotgun sequence nucleotide sequence AGGTGGACAGTGAGGGGGGACTCCATATTTGTTTCTGTTGTCAGATGTGTGTATACCAGGATTACCATACATACAGTTTTGGCTAGGATAGCAGAATTGCTCAAGATTAAAAGACACCAATGAGAAACACTTGTGCATCTATTTGTTACTGCTTCTCATATGGGCAGTGCTCCCACTAAGGGCCAATGACATGTTACATTAAGGATGTGCTATGCAGCTGAGTGTTCCTCCCACCCCTACCCCACCCACACTAAATGGCACGTGCTGAGATGATCAAAATCAAGTCAAcccaccccatcccatcccagTGGCTGCTTGTTTTCCTTCTGAGGCAAACATGAGGTCCTAATCCAGGTGGAAAATGCTTAaaggcccctcccccccactacaGCCTGATTTGGATTGTCCATCCCTACCCACCATTTGAATAAGGAAATGACAAATATACAGCTGCATAGCAAGTACTTAAAAAGAACATCCAAGTTCAAGGTTTAGCCTTCAGAAAAAGCTGATGGTACACTCCACAGGACTGTTTTATTTTAGAATGGGAGATCTCATACTTGAATGCTTCCCCATGACAAAagctgcttgcatgtggaaggctaGCTTGACAGGGAGATGGGTTCCAGCTTATAAGTCCTTTTTCCGACATCCTAACCTTGCACATACAGGTTTTTATGTGAAGGAGTATTCAAAAAATCCCATTGCCTACCTGCATTCTGAGATGGTACCATCTCATCAAGGCCATACCATGTGCATTTCTGAATGTTTTGAATCTGCTTGAATTAAATGAGTGCAAGTATACATCAACAATTGTGCATCATTATGCCTGAGGCTAACTTCCTCCCAAGATTGGCTGTAGGATTTTGGGATTCCTTCCagcaagaggaaggggaagggtctTCTCACTTTGTGCTAGGCTCCAGGAAAGTTTGGCACAGCATTAGGAAGACTTGCGCTGCTTCCAACCTTCCCAGGAGTTCAATTgaaatggtggtggtgttggCTTTGTGAGCCCTCCATGGGCTCTTGGGCCCCAGCATTGACTCAACCAGCCAACCAGTGGTGCTGTCCATAATTTCTCCATAAACCCTCTATAAACCCTTGTCAGTGTTTTGTTCACATCTttaaaatagtgcagataaacAGTTCATGCAAGTCTCAAACTGGCCAGGTAGCAAACCCGGTGTTTAAGTGTCTAGTACATGATGTCTTCTGCGGTAACATTCACTTCTTCTGTCTTAGTCTTCCGTGTAGGGAAGTGAATCATGCTGATGGCAACTAATAACAAATTCACACCATGAATCGTTGCACTTGCTACGCAAAGCCAAAAAGAGTATTCATACTGTTCTCCCAAGACTACAAACTGGAAGACATTTTCCCGGAAATTGGCAATCCTTTCTGTAAGATTATGCCACTTAACAGCAGCCATAAAGCTAGTCGTTGCCAGTACTGCAAAGCTACCTGCAAgagaatttaaaacaaacaaaaaataaaaaatgtgaatgCAAAATAGTTTACTCTGCTCCCCATTTTTAAATTGATTATTGTCTTGCTTTGTATTGAGTGGCCACCACTCATCCTGGCTTCCTTTAACGTACCAAGGGGGAACTCAGACATTTCCCCtgaagcaaaatacaaaatgtatgTGGAATAGAAGTGCAAATTCAAAATGCATGTGGAACTCACACATTTTGTCACATGGGAGATATGCAAGTTCTCTCTTTGCACGTTTCATGGAAGCATGAACTATGGAATCAATATCCACTTTTCATTACTTCTCTGAATATTTAAAGTGTTGCACTGAGTAAAGCTAAGTTTGCACCTGTATATCTAGCCCTCAAGAATTGCCACATCCATATGTTGACTTAAGCCCATCCTATACAAACTGCAGCTTCTGTGGCAAAACTGTTCTAGGAGTGGTCAGGCTGCATGTGGGAGAATAAGATGGATTGGATGCTTCCCCCAAAACAAAAATTCCTATTCATAGACAGTATGTCAAAGAAAAGACTAGGTTAGAACTCTACTTCTTGACAACTAGTTTTCTATGAGCAGGAGGGTGTTTGTTGAGGGAACATTCAAATATGCAATCCTCCAACTGCCATTTGAGAGTGGGCCTGAAAAGTCTGAAATGTATTACTTTTCCAAGCAGTTAATTCCATTGACAGGCATTCAGATCTGATGATTGTGAAGTTCTGAAATGGGTTCCCAATACACACAGTATTACATAACATGACACACAGAACCTACAAACATCTACAACAGATGGAAACTGAGTATCATAGTTGGATCTTAAACATGtttactcctgagtaaatatCATTGGTCCCATGGTTAGGAGGGCATCTTTAACTTTGTTTGTATGTACATATTCACATGCTAGAGGCAGTTTAGAGAAAAACATAGTATCTGCCTATCATTTGTTGACTACTTTTGGTAATGTAGTTGTTAGCAGAAGGTTTTGTGCTTTTTTAAATGTTTACCTGCAATTAAGTTCCACAGGGCTATTCCTGCTGGACCTTTAATAGCCCGATAGGGAACTTTAATTATGTTTAAGATGCAAAATCCCAAACTGACCAGGGCAAAAGAAAATGCCACACAAAGGAAGAGGATAATCACCACATGCAGAGCCGTGTTCAGCTTTTTCACCAGATGAGGAAATACTGACAagcaaaaagaaacaacattgAGTTATCCGTTGCATAAATGTGTTAGGTTACAAGGATGCTATGAGGAGTTTCCATTCAGATTCATTGCAGTTACCTCTTTAGATGTTGTTCCATCTGTTCAGATGATATTATAAAAGCATTAAATgtatcttcttctgcatgatccccactgcatgttaaggtcatctgaggaggtccgtctccagttaccacctgtatgtctggtggcaactcagaggtgggccttctctgtagttgctcctgagctgtggaatgcactccctgaagaaatccataatctgaatggattattggccttcaggagagccctcaaaactgtTTGGCTGGGCctcccagggttttttaattgttctaaatgtttttaatctgctgtaacctggttttccagggtttttaaactgtttaatgttttaactcttaattgttttatggtgttttataatctctgtttttaactgttaattgattttaattgttttgttttaatgtaaactgccctgcgccattttttggaagggcagtacagaaatcaaataaataaataaacaaataataattataatacgATGGGTGTACTTTTTGTTTATCACAGCAGTAATTTTGTTCTTGTACTCTGATGGAATATCAACGTTGGCCATGAACAAGGGAGGAATCTCTTAGTCCCCAACTCATCATGCATTATTTAGGAGTTTGAGTTGTGTATGTATGTCGAGCCTTCTACAGAAATCAGCCATCCTACATTCACTgaatgagtgagtgtgtgagtattgtgtgcatgtgtttgggCGGGGGTGGGTAGATGGGTGGGTAGGAACAGTAGCTttctggctagccacaccccctgcaccaaCATATCCACCAAGCTATACCCCgccaccacaccccaccccactcatgcAGCTGTATACACTGTGCTTGTCTGCAAAAGGCTGCAGTAAATGCAGGGAGGAAATTGGCTGCAGTAAATGCAGGGAGGAAGGAGCCGGtggtcgtgtgggcggccgatccagccacccaggacttcctgcctgcttcgtcccgctctccccacaaccctCCTAGAGGCGAGTCTAACTGAtggtgagactcgcctcattcaGTGAATGCAGGAGGGTTAATGTCTGAGGAGGGTTCTGCCATGATTTCAGGACTCTGCTTAGACTCTCTTTTTTATTCTGCTGGTAAAAATAGTAATTAAATTCTGCACTAGAGTAATACAAATTCCGTACTAAGCTGAACTCTGTGCTCAATATAAATTAGGCAAACAAAGCATATTTGCACATTTCCTCTCATTTTACACAATTTATTCTGCCATGTTTACCATTTTGCACAATTTGTTCTGATCTTGACAAAGAGAAATGAAGCTATGCAGAGCACTGAACCCTTACTCACTGAAAATCTTATACAGGCATCGTCTGGCTTTCAGATTTCATTGGGTATTGCCATCATATTTTCATCACCATGAGGGctagaatcttttttttttaaattaagcttaGATTTTCAGAAAACTGGGTTCTGCACCTAATACCATATTCTGATTTATCGGTAGCATACATACAGCCCTGTCTGATTTTATGTGGAATGATTAATGTCGACTCTTTGATTATTATGTACATTTGCAAGATGAGTCTGATGAAATTTGAGATCACCAGTCAGTCACCTATCTCACATGGTTTTTGTGAGTTTAAACGTATGGGAAAATGATGACAGGTatgctccttgaaggaagagtgggaataTAAATGGAACAAATTATATTAAGGTCCACAAAGGGCAGTTCTTTTCCATGTAGAGGCCCAGTTCACAATCTTCTTCTTATGCTGGTAATCCTCTACCTATGGCAGACAGGGTGTGTGACTGTCTTCTTCACCATGCTCATCATTCAGTATGTGAAACAGGCAATCCCTGCAGATGCCTATATGCATGTTAGTCACAGAACATGATCTTCCCATTTAGAGGTAGAACAATATTTTGGTCTTCCATACTGACTACTTGCCACACAggttacagtgtgtgtgtgtgtgtgtgtgtgtgtgtgtgtgcgtgtgcatgcactgTAGAAAGAAAGATTGCCAGCCTGACAAGTATGTGAATCAGGCCTCCAAAACAGAAGGGAATTTCCTTCCTTCTGATGGAGATAGCAAAgtgtctaattgtattactggtCTTCAAATGGAAGAAAACCACCCTTCAAGAATCTTAATATTAtttgttatccccatattgctCCAAGGAGTTCAAGGTGACATACAAATCCTTACCTTTTTATCCTTACAACCTTGTGAGAAAGGTTTGACAGAGGGGCTAGTCCTacgatcaggaaaaattgggctcggaaagcctagcccgatttttcccaatcataagaaccaccgggctcggcggcaagcccggtagttcttgagccgctaacccgctcaagtaacccacTCAaatagcccaccccttagcctgggtttgcggagcgagtgctccgcaaacccgggctatcggatcgtgagtagccgcggtgcggctctgcggcgtggctactcatgaggatacccccagaggggaggtgaaaagccgcctcccggctctgggggtctcgccagcatgccctgcgcgcttgcgggggccaattggcccccgcttcccccagcccctgccagctccgtcacggagctggcaatcgtgtgggtggccgatccggccgcccagggctccctcctgcttgtatgcgaggagagtgggcctgctctccccgcacacaggAAGAAACCAggcctcactgatcgtgagacacgGTCCAGTGTCTGTGACTagctcaaggtcacccagtgggCTTTGTGACTGAGTGagcatttgaacccaggtcttcacATCCTATTAGGCTTGTCCTTTGGGTGGGGTGACCAGGGTAATCATCCGCAGCCCCACaatcccccactcccccctttctgctgctcctcaccccccccccattcagtatCAAACTTGCACAGCACTGAGACCTCCTTGTTCAAGCAATGAGAGAGGTGAGTGAACTTCCCAGCACTGCAAaggctggatactaaatgagaagCATGTGTGAACTCTGATTAGGTATCAAGGCGCACATGTGCCTGCCATTTAGTATCCCGCTCCTTAGTGTTGTGTGAGTTggataagggggtggggggagtggcaacagcagagaaggaagCATGTGGGAGATGAGGAATGCCGCTCTCCCCCAGCCTCCCACCTTTCCAGGGACAGCCCCGGCTCTTAGTTTggtactctagccactacactgcaACTCTACTATGTTTTCCTCTTTATTTATAATTTTGCTGCAGATAAGGTGAAATAATTCACTTTACCAAGGCAGCTATTATTTCCAAATTATGGTATAATTACTGAATACGTAATAGGTGATCTCAAGGGATGGGTTTAGATTCTGAGGATGTGAAATCCCACCAACTCAGTGTTGCAAAATGGTCAAGTACTCAAAATCTAGTCAAACCGCTTCATATTTTAAATACTTAAACCCTGTTTATGACAGACCAGAGAAACCTAATCAAGACCTGGTGATATGAGCAAAAGATCAACTGCTTCTGCTTTGATGATAATGTAATCCATCTTCAGAGGCATTTACAGGACTGTATCCACAGAAACTAAAGTCAGATGAGATTGTTGGCTTCCAGTTTCAAGTAACAATGAATTAGAATGAGTACAGGCCTTATTCTGTGTCTGTTTCCCCCCAAGCCATTAagcaatgaaaaataaaataaaattcttagGCATCAGAATTCAATCAATATTTTAAGAGCCAGGATCACGTGTTGGACAGTAGTAACAACTCACCCTCCCCACTTTTAGTATAGCTTTGAACAATTTTTAACTTATCTAGACTATCAGCCACCTTGACCTTTTTTCCAGCCCTAACACACTTAGTTCAATTCCAGAGTTATTTAGTGGCAACACTGTTTCTTGTTGCTGTTTCCAGTCCTTTTTTGAATTCTATGATGCTTTATTTATACTTTGGGGGGTAATGTTTTCATATTGATTTTATTTCACACATTAC carries:
- the CLRN2 gene encoding clarin-2 — translated: MPGCFKQTLFALIALLSFASFILILVAMGTQKWMTGKILCKTGAELVNATDPELVKFMGEIYYGLFGGGKMRQCGLGGRRSKFRIFPHLVKKLNTALHVVIILFLCVAFSFALVSLGFCILNIIKVPYRAIKGPAGIALWNLIAGSFAVLATTSFMAAVKWHNLTERIANFRENVFQFVVLGEQYEYSFWLCVASATIHGVNLLLVAISMIHFPTRKTKTEEVNVTAEDIMY